From Paraburkholderia sabiae, a single genomic window includes:
- the gspD gene encoding type II secretion system secretin GspD has product MALRRVAMALLVAGTITSQLAHAQVTLNFVNADIDQVARAIGAATGKTIIVDPRVKGQLNLVSENPVPEDQALKTLQSALRMQGFSLVQDHGVLKVVPEADAKLQGVPTYVGNAPAARGDQVITQVFQLKNESANNLLPVLRPLISPNNTVAAYPSNNTIVVTDYADNVRRIAQIIQGVDTAAGQQVQVVPLKNANAIDVATQMSKMLDPGTIGNTDATLKVSVQADPRTNSLLLRASNAGRLAAAKSLARQLDAATGQPGNMHVVSLRNADAVRLAKTLRGMLGKGGGGNESGSSSGGNNAANSFNQNNSPSSTGGSGNPPLPSGSMGGQSSGGLGNNPLGAGGGGYGGQGNNNNSDFLGEKEGSNNEDNQPGGMIQADAATNSLIITAADPVYRNLRAVVDQLDIRRPQVYIEALIVELNSNTNANLGIQWQIGSGNLLAGTNLATGSGNSIINLTAAAAANAATGGLATGLAASNLQQGLNVGWVHNLFGVQGLGALLQALSQTADANVLSTPNLITLDNQEAKIVVGTNVPIQTGSYSNLTSSTATTAFNTFDRIDVGLTLHIKPQITDGGILKLQLYTEDSAIVAGTTNVTTNPAGPEFTKRSIQSTVLADNGEIIVLGGLMQDNYQVTNSKVPLLGDIPWIGQLFRSENKIRAKTNLLVFLRPVIIADRATAQAVTANRYDYIQGVTGAYKSDNNLIKDKDDPVVPPMPVGPNEGGSTLNLFDLDKMRREQIMGVPQPAPANVPPGTNGATYGTPTGTPTTTPNGTSTGTPGAAPQGTTASPGATQ; this is encoded by the coding sequence ATGGCATTGCGTCGCGTCGCGATGGCGTTGCTGGTCGCTGGAACGATCACCTCGCAACTCGCGCACGCACAGGTGACGCTCAACTTCGTCAACGCGGACATCGATCAGGTGGCGCGCGCGATTGGCGCGGCGACGGGAAAAACGATCATCGTCGACCCGCGTGTGAAAGGACAACTGAACCTGGTTTCCGAAAACCCGGTTCCTGAAGATCAGGCGCTGAAGACCTTGCAATCCGCGTTGCGGATGCAGGGCTTTTCGCTCGTGCAGGATCATGGCGTGCTGAAGGTCGTGCCCGAAGCGGACGCGAAGCTGCAGGGCGTGCCCACCTACGTCGGCAACGCGCCTGCGGCGCGCGGCGATCAGGTGATCACGCAGGTGTTCCAGCTGAAGAATGAATCGGCGAACAACCTGCTGCCCGTGCTGCGTCCGCTGATCTCGCCGAACAATACGGTGGCGGCCTACCCGTCGAACAATACGATCGTCGTTACCGATTACGCGGATAACGTTCGCCGCATCGCGCAGATCATCCAGGGTGTCGATACGGCGGCAGGCCAGCAGGTGCAGGTCGTGCCGCTGAAGAACGCGAACGCGATCGACGTCGCGACGCAGATGTCGAAGATGCTCGACCCCGGCACGATCGGCAACACGGATGCAACGCTGAAGGTTTCCGTGCAGGCCGATCCGCGCACCAATTCGCTGCTGCTGCGCGCGTCGAACGCCGGGCGTCTCGCGGCGGCGAAATCGCTCGCCAGGCAACTCGATGCCGCGACCGGTCAGCCGGGCAACATGCACGTCGTGTCGCTGCGCAATGCCGACGCCGTGCGTCTTGCGAAGACGTTGCGCGGCATGCTCGGCAAGGGCGGCGGCGGCAACGAATCGGGTTCGTCGTCAGGCGGCAACAACGCGGCGAACTCGTTCAACCAGAACAACTCGCCGTCGTCGACGGGTGGCTCGGGCAACCCGCCGCTGCCATCGGGGTCGATGGGCGGTCAGTCGTCGGGTGGGCTGGGTAACAATCCGCTGGGTGCAGGCGGCGGTGGTTACGGCGGCCAGGGCAACAACAACAATTCGGATTTCCTCGGCGAGAAGGAAGGCAGCAACAACGAAGACAATCAGCCAGGCGGCATGATCCAGGCCGATGCGGCGACGAACTCGCTGATCATCACCGCGGCCGATCCCGTCTACCGAAACCTGCGCGCCGTGGTCGACCAGCTCGACATCCGCCGTCCGCAGGTCTACATCGAAGCGCTGATCGTCGAGCTGAACTCGAATACGAACGCCAACCTGGGTATCCAGTGGCAGATCGGCAGCGGCAACCTGCTCGCGGGCACCAACCTTGCCACGGGCAGCGGCAACAGCATCATCAACCTGACGGCGGCAGCGGCAGCCAACGCCGCCACGGGCGGACTGGCAACCGGGCTCGCGGCGTCGAATCTGCAGCAGGGCTTGAACGTCGGCTGGGTGCACAACCTGTTCGGTGTGCAGGGGCTCGGCGCGTTGCTGCAGGCGCTGTCGCAGACGGCCGACGCCAACGTGCTGTCCACGCCTAATCTGATCACGCTCGACAATCAGGAAGCGAAGATCGTCGTCGGTACGAACGTGCCGATCCAGACGGGCTCGTATTCGAACCTGACGAGCAGCACGGCGACCACGGCGTTCAATACCTTCGACCGTATCGACGTCGGCCTGACGCTGCATATCAAGCCGCAAATCACCGATGGCGGCATCCTGAAACTGCAGCTGTACACCGAAGATTCGGCGATCGTGGCCGGCACGACCAACGTGACGACCAATCCGGCCGGCCCCGAATTCACGAAGCGCTCGATCCAGTCGACCGTGCTGGCCGACAACGGCGAAATCATCGTGCTGGGCGGCCTGATGCAGGACAACTATCAGGTCACCAACAGCAAGGTGCCGCTGCTCGGCGACATTCCGTGGATCGGCCAGCTGTTCCGCTCGGAGAACAAGATTCGCGCGAAAACGAATCTGCTGGTGTTCCTGCGTCCCGTGATCATCGCTGACCGCGCAACGGCGCAGGCGGTGACGGCGAACCGTTACGACTATATTCAGGGTGTGACGGGCGCGTACAAGTCCGACAACAACCTGATCAAGGACAAGGACGACCCCGTCGTGCCGCCGATGCCGGTCGGCCCCAATGAGGGCGGATCGACGCTGAACCTGTTCGACCTGGACAAGATGCGGCGTGAGCAGATAATGGGCGTGCCGCAACCGGCGCCCGCCAACGTGCCGCCAGGCACGAACGGCGCGACGTATGGAACCCCGACGGGCACGCCGACCACGACCCCGAACGGAACCAGTACAGGCACGCCAGGTGCTGCGCCACAAGGCACGACAGCATCGCCAGGAGCCACGCAGTGA
- a CDS encoding cation:proton antiporter encodes MKSAFSFFPGWPLTPDAIFWAGLALLAAGLVGELCYRAWHLPRISGYAVIGLIAGAAGSGVIDADSAATARPLLDVALGLLLFELGSRLDLRWIRRNTWLIVSSVAESTLTFVLVLLVLLFLNVSTVTALVLASIAMATSPAMVIQLKTELRAEGQVTQRLMTLTALNSMYAVIIEKLASGWLHQEAYGNLLATILQPLYLLIGSLILAYLLARTITFFYKRVNLQDEHSFVALFGLVLLAIALAHIFKLSTILSLLAAGIIVKNLEARPQLWPAHFGTAGWLLTVILFVLTLTTFEWRDIAIGGLAALGLIVARLIAKLVGVLAFAKPSGLNMKQGVALGLSLSPMSALAYLLVDDTYQLYPNFDPTLRAVTMCSIVVLQLVGPWLVYRSLALVGERRE; translated from the coding sequence ATGAAGTCGGCGTTTTCATTTTTTCCAGGCTGGCCGCTCACGCCCGATGCCATTTTCTGGGCAGGCCTCGCACTGCTCGCCGCAGGTCTCGTCGGCGAGCTGTGCTATCGCGCGTGGCATTTGCCGCGCATTTCCGGCTATGCAGTGATCGGCCTGATCGCCGGCGCGGCGGGTTCGGGCGTGATCGACGCGGATTCGGCTGCGACCGCGCGTCCGCTGCTCGATGTCGCGCTCGGGCTGTTGCTGTTCGAGCTGGGAAGCCGGCTGGATCTGCGGTGGATTCGCCGCAATACGTGGCTGATCGTGTCGAGCGTCGCTGAATCGACGCTGACGTTCGTGCTCGTGCTGCTGGTGCTGCTGTTCCTGAACGTATCGACGGTGACGGCGCTCGTGCTCGCGTCGATCGCGATGGCGACGTCGCCCGCGATGGTGATCCAGCTGAAAACGGAACTGCGCGCGGAAGGGCAGGTCACGCAGCGCCTGATGACGCTCACGGCGCTCAACAGCATGTACGCGGTGATCATCGAAAAGCTCGCGTCCGGCTGGCTGCATCAGGAGGCGTACGGCAATCTGCTCGCGACGATTCTCCAGCCGCTTTATCTGCTGATCGGTTCGCTGATCCTCGCGTATCTGCTCGCGCGCACCATCACGTTCTTTTACAAGCGTGTGAATCTGCAGGACGAACACTCGTTTGTCGCGCTGTTCGGCCTCGTGCTGCTGGCGATTGCGCTGGCGCATATCTTCAAGCTGTCGACCATTCTGAGTCTGCTCGCGGCCGGCATCATCGTGAAGAATCTGGAAGCGCGTCCGCAGTTGTGGCCGGCGCATTTCGGCACGGCAGGCTGGCTGCTGACGGTGATTCTGTTCGTGCTCACGCTGACGACCTTCGAGTGGCGCGACATCGCGATAGGCGGTCTCGCTGCATTGGGGCTGATCGTCGCGCGGCTGATCGCGAAGCTTGTCGGTGTGCTGGCGTTCGCCAAACCGAGCGGCTTGAACATGAAGCAGGGCGTGGCGCTCGGTCTGTCGCTGTCGCCGATGTCGGCGCTCGCCTATCTGCTCGTCGACGACACGTACCAGCTCTATCCGAATTTCGACCCGACGCTGCGCGCCGTCACGATGTGTTCGATCGTCGTGTTGCAACTCGTCGGACCGTGGCTCGTGTACCGCTCGCTTGCGCTCGTGGGCGAGCGCCGCGAGTGA
- the gspF gene encoding type II secretion system inner membrane protein GspF, translated as MPAFRFEAIDAAGKAQKGVLDADSARGARTQLRTQGLTPLVVEPAATRTRGERSQRLSLGRKLSQREQAILTRQLASLLIAGLPLDEALSVLTEQSERDYIRELMAAIRAEVLGGHSLANALSQHPKDFPDIYRALVAAGEHTGKLGLVLSRLADYIEQRNALKQKIVLAFTYPTIVTIIAFGIVTFLLSYVVPQVVNVFASTKQQLPFLTIMMMALSGFVRSYWWAMLIAVVIVVLVVRSILSQPGPRLAFDRWTLTAPLVGKLVRGYNTVRFASTLGILTAAGVPILRALQAASETLSNRAMRGNIDDAIVRVREGTSLSRALGNTKTFPPVLVHLIRSGEATGDVTSMLDRAAEGEASELERRTMFLTSLLEPLLILAMGGVVLVIVLAVMLPIIELNNLVQ; from the coding sequence ATGCCCGCATTCCGCTTCGAAGCGATCGACGCCGCAGGCAAGGCGCAAAAAGGCGTGCTCGACGCCGACAGCGCGCGCGGCGCGCGCACGCAGTTGCGCACGCAAGGCCTGACGCCGCTTGTCGTCGAACCCGCGGCGACGCGCACGCGCGGTGAACGCAGCCAGCGGCTGTCATTGGGACGCAAGCTGTCGCAACGCGAACAGGCGATTCTCACGCGCCAACTTGCCAGTCTGCTGATCGCCGGCCTGCCGCTCGACGAAGCGCTGTCCGTGCTCACCGAGCAATCCGAGCGCGATTACATCCGCGAACTGATGGCCGCGATCCGCGCGGAAGTGCTCGGCGGCCATTCGCTGGCGAATGCGCTGTCGCAGCATCCGAAAGACTTCCCCGACATCTACCGCGCGCTCGTCGCAGCGGGCGAACATACGGGCAAGCTCGGCCTCGTGCTGTCGCGTCTCGCCGATTACATCGAGCAACGCAACGCGCTCAAGCAGAAGATCGTTCTCGCGTTCACGTATCCGACGATCGTCACGATCATCGCGTTCGGCATCGTCACGTTCCTGCTGAGCTATGTGGTTCCGCAAGTCGTCAACGTGTTCGCGAGTACGAAGCAGCAACTGCCGTTTCTCACCATCATGATGATGGCGCTGTCCGGCTTCGTGCGGAGTTACTGGTGGGCGATGCTGATCGCCGTGGTGATCGTTGTGCTGGTGGTGCGTTCGATACTCTCGCAGCCGGGCCCGCGTCTCGCGTTCGATCGCTGGACGCTGACAGCGCCTCTCGTCGGCAAGCTCGTGCGCGGCTACAACACGGTGCGTTTCGCGAGCACGCTCGGCATTCTGACGGCGGCAGGCGTGCCGATTCTGCGCGCATTGCAGGCCGCGAGCGAGACGCTCAGCAATCGCGCGATGCGCGGCAATATCGACGACGCCATCGTGCGCGTGCGCGAAGGCACGTCGCTGTCGCGCGCGCTCGGCAACACGAAGACGTTTCCGCCTGTGCTGGTGCACCTGATCCGTTCGGGCGAAGCGACGGGTGACGTGACGTCGATGCTGGACCGCGCGGCCGAAGGCGAAGCGAGCGAACTCGAACGTCGCACGATGTTCCTGACGAGTCTGCTGGAACCGCTGCTGATCCTGGCGATGGGCGGTGTGGTGCTGGTGATCGTGCTCGCGGTGATGCTGCCGATCATCGAGTTGAACAACCTGGTGCAATGA
- a CDS encoding lytic transglycosylase domain-containing protein has translation MKLTAITAAVGFAALLGAGSARADCFDEAASYQKVNPLILRAIAWQESHNRPAAVHKNANGSTDYGVMQINSVHLPVLAQYGISQGTLMEPCKNVYIAAWHLRQKMNKYGNTWAAVGAYHSETPTLRDEYARQIVAILRKWNLMPVHQPAR, from the coding sequence ATGAAGCTGACCGCCATCACTGCCGCCGTTGGATTCGCAGCGCTCTTGGGCGCCGGTTCCGCACGCGCCGACTGTTTCGATGAAGCGGCCAGCTATCAGAAAGTCAATCCGCTGATCCTTCGCGCCATCGCCTGGCAGGAATCGCACAACCGTCCCGCCGCTGTCCACAAGAACGCCAACGGTTCGACCGATTACGGCGTCATGCAGATCAATTCCGTTCATCTGCCCGTGCTCGCGCAATACGGCATCTCGCAGGGCACGCTGATGGAGCCGTGCAAGAACGTGTACATCGCCGCGTGGCATCTTCGGCAGAAGATGAACAAGTACGGCAACACGTGGGCGGCTGTCGGTGCATACCATTCGGAAACGCCCACGCTGCGCGACGAATACGCGCGGCAGATCGTGGCGATTCTCCGCAAGTGGAATCTGATGCCTGTCCATCAGCCTGCCCGATAG
- a CDS encoding HU family DNA-binding protein, protein MNKQELIDAVAGQTGASKAQTGETLDTLLEVIKKAVAKGDAVQLIGFGSFGSGKRAARTGRNPKTGETIKIPAAKTVKFTAGKAFKDAVNKR, encoded by the coding sequence ATGAACAAACAGGAACTGATCGACGCCGTCGCAGGTCAGACGGGCGCCAGCAAGGCTCAAACCGGCGAAACGCTGGACACGCTGCTTGAAGTTATCAAGAAGGCTGTGGCGAAGGGTGATGCAGTCCAGTTGATCGGCTTCGGCAGCTTCGGTTCGGGCAAGCGCGCAGCACGTACGGGCCGCAACCCGAAGACGGGCGAAACCATCAAGATTCCGGCCGCAAAGACCGTCAAGTTCACGGCTGGCAAGGCGTTCAAGGACGCAGTCAACAAGCGCTAA
- the mnmC gene encoding bifunctional tRNA (5-methylaminomethyl-2-thiouridine)(34)-methyltransferase MnmD/FAD-dependent 5-carboxymethylaminomethyl-2-thiouridine(34) oxidoreductase MnmC — protein sequence MTDPLVPAVLAFRDNGTPYSPLHDDIYHSAVGALAQAEYVFLKGNDLPSRWQQRRLFTVLETGFGMGISFLVTWAAWRADPDRCERLHFVSIEKHPFSREDLIAASAAAVADASIAPLARQLADAWPMLVPGTHRLEFEEGRVILTLAFGDAVQALSTLWLRADAFYLDGFSPAKNPELWTPAIFKSLARLAGDDATFSTYTSSGDVKRSLLQAGFEYKKVDGFGWKRAMLVGRFAPRYRVRRHEPPLPLAVEERHAVVIGTGLAGCAAIERLTARGWRVTSLERHAGVARDASGNPAGVFHPMMSRDDSVGSRITRAGFLYALRQWSALERRGLHPSRGPEGLLQIAADDDEASAMAQTFASFAYPQDYVTPVSRDDAQRIAGMRVARGGWLFPHGGWIDPASLCAAQCEAAGGLLERRFNVAVARVERFENQWIVFDEDGVAVASAPVVIFANAHEAARIAGLRHATTRSVRGQLTLLPTDPANTLRLPVIGEGYAVPLPDGFTLTGATYDIDDPETRLREDAHIENIERVAQMLPDMPDSIGAHAGASLTGRVAFRCVTSDRLPMIGAFADEAAAIQDADKLRGARPLDLPRADGLYGAFAFGSRGLVWASLGAELIASQIEGEPWPIERDLSEALDPARFLLRALRQGTAT from the coding sequence ATGACCGACCCGCTCGTCCCCGCCGTCCTTGCGTTTCGCGACAACGGCACGCCTTATTCGCCGCTCCATGACGACATCTATCACAGTGCCGTCGGCGCGCTCGCGCAGGCGGAATACGTCTTCCTGAAAGGCAATGATCTGCCGTCGCGCTGGCAGCAGCGGCGCCTCTTCACCGTGCTGGAGACGGGCTTCGGCATGGGTATCAGCTTCCTCGTGACGTGGGCGGCATGGCGCGCGGATCCCGATCGGTGCGAGCGTCTGCACTTCGTCTCCATCGAAAAGCATCCGTTTTCACGCGAGGATCTGATCGCGGCAAGCGCGGCGGCCGTTGCGGACGCATCGATCGCACCGCTCGCGCGACAGCTCGCCGACGCATGGCCCATGCTCGTGCCCGGCACGCACCGGCTCGAGTTCGAAGAAGGCCGCGTGATCCTCACGCTCGCGTTCGGCGACGCGGTTCAAGCGCTGTCCACACTCTGGTTGCGCGCCGACGCGTTCTATCTCGACGGCTTCTCGCCCGCGAAGAATCCCGAGTTGTGGACGCCCGCAATCTTCAAGTCGCTCGCGCGGCTCGCCGGCGACGACGCCACGTTCTCCACCTACACGAGTTCGGGCGATGTGAAACGCAGCCTGCTGCAAGCGGGATTCGAATACAAGAAAGTGGATGGTTTCGGATGGAAACGCGCGATGCTCGTCGGGCGCTTTGCGCCGCGCTATCGTGTGCGGCGTCATGAGCCGCCGCTTCCGCTTGCTGTCGAGGAACGGCATGCCGTCGTGATCGGCACAGGACTCGCGGGTTGCGCAGCCATCGAACGGCTGACGGCGCGCGGCTGGCGTGTCACGTCGCTCGAACGGCATGCGGGCGTCGCGCGCGATGCGTCGGGCAATCCGGCAGGCGTGTTTCACCCGATGATGTCGCGCGACGACAGCGTCGGCTCGCGCATCACGCGCGCGGGCTTTCTGTATGCGCTGCGGCAATGGTCAGCACTCGAACGACGTGGGCTTCATCCATCGCGTGGTCCGGAAGGCCTGCTGCAAATCGCCGCCGATGACGACGAAGCGTCGGCGATGGCGCAGACGTTCGCATCGTTTGCCTATCCACAAGACTATGTGACGCCCGTTTCCCGCGACGATGCACAGCGGATTGCCGGCATGCGCGTCGCACGCGGCGGCTGGTTGTTCCCGCATGGCGGCTGGATCGATCCCGCGTCGTTGTGCGCGGCGCAGTGCGAAGCGGCGGGCGGTTTGCTCGAACGGCGCTTCAACGTCGCCGTGGCGCGAGTCGAACGCTTCGAGAATCAATGGATTGTGTTCGATGAAGACGGCGTCGCCGTCGCGAGCGCGCCGGTCGTCATCTTTGCGAACGCGCATGAAGCGGCGCGCATCGCGGGCTTGCGTCATGCGACGACACGCAGCGTGCGCGGGCAATTGACGCTGCTTCCCACCGATCCCGCCAACACGCTTCGCCTTCCCGTGATCGGCGAAGGCTACGCCGTACCTTTGCCCGACGGTTTCACGCTGACGGGCGCAACCTACGACATCGACGATCCCGAGACCCGCTTGCGCGAGGATGCGCACATCGAAAACATCGAGCGCGTGGCTCAGATGCTGCCCGATATGCCCGATTCGATTGGCGCCCATGCGGGCGCTTCGCTGACAGGGCGCGTCGCGTTTCGCTGCGTGACGAGTGATCGTCTGCCAATGATCGGCGCATTCGCCGACGAAGCCGCCGCAATCCAGGACGCCGACAAGTTGCGCGGCGCCAGGCCGCTCGATCTGCCACGCGCGGATGGGCTGTATGGCGCGTTCGCGTTCGGATCACGCGGACTGGTGTGGGCGTCGCTCGGCGCGGAACTGATCGCTTCGCAAATCGAAGGCGAGCCGTGGCCCATCGAACGCGATCTTTCCGAAGCACTCGATCCCGCGCGTTTTCTGTTGCGCGCGCTGCGCCAAGGCACGGCGACCTGA
- a CDS encoding GTP-binding protein: protein MNQPLLPVTVISGFVGAGKTALVEQILSNRNGPRVAALVTDLAAVRLDIDNAAPASSAALRVDLPNGCACVQADEDVLEQLAALAAEHRFDAIVVESAATDEPLNLVESILEDESLATLVRVDTAVTVLDAAAFLRDYASTDALSERGIAAYEDDDRTIVEVLIEQVEFSDVFVINKADLISADDLAHLQAVLVALNPRAAQIVSSYGNAPVEEVLGTARFDYDVTSNAAGWLALLHDPSSHEEKSGGQGVGHVVYRARRPFHPERLWALLHEEWKGVLRGKGFFWLATRNEIGGSLSQAGGACRPAPAGTWWAAQDRSEWPEGDDELLEEIAADWYGDADDFTIGDRRQELVLIGVDIDPAQWRAKFDACLLTDAEYALGAEGWLALADPFPAWDLEDDDHDHDHGHDHHHHDHDDDGHHHHHH from the coding sequence ATGAACCAGCCGCTTTTGCCCGTCACCGTGATCTCCGGTTTTGTGGGCGCCGGCAAGACCGCGCTCGTCGAACAGATTCTGTCGAACCGCAATGGCCCGCGCGTCGCGGCGCTCGTCACCGATCTTGCGGCCGTGCGCCTCGACATCGACAACGCGGCGCCCGCGTCGTCTGCCGCGCTGCGCGTCGATCTGCCGAATGGTTGTGCCTGCGTCCAGGCCGATGAGGACGTGCTCGAACAGTTGGCCGCACTCGCTGCGGAACATCGCTTCGACGCGATCGTCGTCGAATCGGCCGCGACGGATGAGCCGCTCAATCTCGTCGAATCGATTCTCGAAGACGAATCGCTGGCGACGCTCGTGCGTGTCGACACGGCTGTGACGGTGCTCGATGCAGCCGCTTTTCTGCGCGACTATGCATCGACGGATGCGCTGTCCGAGCGCGGCATTGCCGCTTACGAAGACGACGATCGCACGATCGTCGAAGTGCTGATCGAACAGGTCGAGTTCAGCGACGTGTTCGTGATCAACAAGGCGGACCTCATTTCCGCCGACGATCTCGCGCATCTGCAAGCCGTGCTCGTGGCGCTCAATCCGCGCGCCGCGCAGATCGTGAGCAGCTACGGCAATGCGCCCGTCGAGGAAGTGCTCGGCACGGCGCGCTTCGATTACGACGTGACGTCGAACGCGGCGGGCTGGCTTGCGTTGCTGCACGATCCGTCGAGCCACGAAGAAAAGAGCGGTGGGCAAGGCGTCGGGCATGTCGTGTATCGCGCGCGTCGGCCGTTCCATCCCGAGCGTCTTTGGGCGCTGCTGCATGAAGAGTGGAAGGGCGTGTTGCGCGGCAAAGGTTTCTTCTGGCTCGCGACGCGCAATGAGATCGGCGGCTCGCTGTCGCAAGCGGGCGGTGCTTGCCGGCCCGCGCCTGCAGGCACCTGGTGGGCCGCGCAGGATCGCAGCGAATGGCCCGAGGGCGATGACGAACTGCTCGAAGAGATCGCAGCCGACTGGTATGGCGATGCCGACGACTTCACGATCGGCGACCGTCGTCAGGAGCTGGTGCTGATCGGCGTGGATATCGATCCGGCGCAATGGCGCGCGAAGTTCGATGCGTGTCTGTTGACCGATGCCGAATACGCGTTGGGTGCAGAAGGCTGGCTAGCACTCGCCGATCCGTTCCCCGCGTGGGATCTCGAAGACGACGATCATGACCACGACCATGGCCACGATCATCATCATCACGATCACGACGATGACGGCCATCATCATCACCATCATTGA
- the gspE gene encoding type II secretion system ATPase GspE: protein MSTTPLSGPHASASPEGVRDAPETPAQTGRDAPPEAGGGRDAPSALAARLVPYGFAKSGQILVAHQHADSIEVWISERTSQAALAEVARNFGAISVVRMAADELAQAINHAYARQDGSAAQVVGEVEGEVDLSRLMQDIPEVEDLLESEDDAPIIRMINALLTQAAREQASDIHIEPFENASVVRFRVDGTLRDVVRPKKALHGALISRIKIMAQLDIAEKRLPQDGRITLRVGGRPVDVRVSTLPTGHGERAVLRLLEKDAQRLNLEALGMASDTLGQFDKLISRPHGIVLVTGPTGSGKTTTLYASMSRLETATTNIMTVEDPIEYDLSGIGQTQVNERIGMTFARALRSILRQDPDIIMIGEIRDLETAQIAVQASLTGHLVLATLHTNDAASAVTRLTDMGVEPYLLASSLLGVLAQRLVRRLCPVCKEAREEEGGRKVWHPVGCDKCGHSGYAGRRGVYELLNVDESIRSLIHRNAADAEIAEAGRHQGMRTLREDGERWLASGMTSLEEVIRVTGGV, encoded by the coding sequence GTGAGCACCACGCCGCTTTCCGGTCCACACGCATCGGCCTCGCCCGAAGGCGTGCGCGACGCGCCGGAAACACCCGCTCAAACCGGGCGCGACGCCCCGCCCGAAGCAGGCGGAGGACGCGATGCGCCCTCTGCGCTCGCCGCGCGGCTCGTGCCGTACGGCTTCGCGAAGAGCGGGCAGATTCTCGTCGCGCATCAGCACGCCGATTCGATCGAAGTGTGGATCAGCGAGCGCACCAGCCAGGCCGCGCTCGCCGAAGTCGCGCGCAATTTCGGCGCGATTTCCGTGGTGAGGATGGCGGCGGACGAACTCGCGCAAGCGATCAACCATGCGTACGCGCGCCAGGACGGCAGCGCCGCGCAGGTGGTCGGCGAAGTGGAAGGCGAAGTCGATCTCTCGCGTCTGATGCAGGACATTCCCGAAGTGGAAGACCTGCTGGAATCCGAAGACGACGCACCGATCATCCGCATGATCAACGCGCTGCTCACGCAGGCCGCGCGCGAACAGGCATCGGATATTCACATCGAGCCGTTCGAAAATGCGTCGGTGGTGCGCTTTCGCGTCGACGGCACGCTGCGCGATGTCGTGCGTCCGAAGAAGGCGCTGCACGGCGCGCTGATTTCGCGGATCAAGATCATGGCGCAGCTCGACATCGCCGAGAAGCGTCTGCCGCAGGATGGCCGTATCACGTTGCGCGTCGGCGGAAGACCGGTCGACGTGCGTGTGTCCACGCTGCCGACGGGCCACGGCGAACGCGCCGTGCTGCGTCTGCTGGAAAAAGACGCGCAGCGTCTGAATCTCGAAGCGCTCGGCATGGCATCCGACACGCTCGGGCAATTCGACAAGCTGATCTCGCGTCCGCACGGCATCGTGCTCGTGACGGGTCCGACGGGTTCGGGCAAGACGACCACGCTCTATGCGTCGATGTCGCGCCTCGAAACGGCGACGACCAACATCATGACCGTCGAAGACCCGATCGAATACGATCTGTCCGGCATCGGCCAGACACAGGTCAACGAGCGGATCGGCATGACGTTCGCCCGCGCGCTGCGTTCCATTCTGCGTCAGGATCCCGACATCATCATGATCGGTGAAATCCGCGATCTGGAAACGGCGCAGATTGCCGTGCAGGCATCGCTGACGGGTCACCTCGTGCTCGCCACGCTGCACACCAACGACGCCGCGTCCGCCGTCACGCGTCTCACCGACATGGGCGTCGAACCGTATCTGCTCGCGTCGTCGCTGCTCGGCGTGCTTGCGCAGCGTCTCGTGCGACGGCTGTGCCCTGTGTGCAAGGAAGCGCGCGAAGAAGAAGGCGGCCGCAAGGTGTGGCATCCCGTGGGTTGCGACAAGTGCGGGCACTCGGGTTATGCCGGCCGGCGCGGCGTGTACGAACTGCTGAACGTCGACGAGTCGATTCGCTCGCTGATCCACCGCAATGCCGCCGATGCCGAAATCGCCGAAGCCGGCCGTCACCAGGGCATGCGTACGTTGCGCGAGGACGGCGAACGATGGCTCGCGTCGGGCATGACGTCGCTCGAAGAAGTGATACGCGTGACAGGCGGGGTCTGA